Proteins from a single region of Takifugu rubripes chromosome 4, fTakRub1.2, whole genome shotgun sequence:
- the cfap36 gene encoding cilia- and flagella-associated protein 36 isoform X2, with the protein MAEDDREWVFESIVGYLSSPIWLIPINEFLETKSLVFDDEEENKLSYTDIHMQYKTLVERLLDNYMREVGISDQQFLDACTSPFAKSKTMQSVFQPILATDDFQMFRSMMVQKNMELQLQALRIIKETSGSLPDSLTDGVDEMKELEEQEISILQDVLKKSKEEYEAQKRRQLLEVETPSARSSTSHKSAAISREAQDTNFAPGQQRNSAKAKTEVNRDSSGSNNVHHTRIVNGSSATEYNPERSTAARKEVKISRLETEKSGALSGSSSTVTPELERNGVEDSVLPAVRTPPRCAQGGGSQPVSEACLEEAHREAGFSKPFTELSTSQQEEIQQRAAYLRLQRDKLHALKKEQQKSTPTSPEVTSNPEPTTTSNVSPEVSAEERKVSADERKQLQKRKHLADKLKEEVIRK; encoded by the exons ATGGCCGAGGACGACCGTGAATGGGTCTTCGAGAGCATCGTTGGCTACCTGAGCAGTCCTATATGGCTCATCCCCATCAATGAATTCCTTGAGACAAAGTCCTTAG TTttcgatgatgaagaggaaaataaGTTGTCATATACAGACATCCATATGCAGTATAAGACCTTG GTGGAGAGGCTGTTGGATAATTACATGAGGGAAGTTGGCATCAGTGACCAGCAGTTTCTGGATGCCTGCACGTCTCCTTTTGCCAAGTCTAAAACAATGCAG TCAGTGTTCCAGCCAATTCTGGCTACAGACGACTTCCAGATGTTTCGATCAATGATGGTCCAGAAGAAcatggagctgcagcttcaaGCCCTCCGGATCATCAAGGAAACTTCGG gaAGCCTTCCCGATAGTCTAACTGATGGTGTGGATGAGATGAAAGAGTTGGAGGAGCAAGAAATAAGTATTCTACAGGATGTTCTCAA AAAGTCAAAAGAGGAATATGAAGCACAAAAAAGGAGGCAGCTATTGGAGGTTGAGACTCCTTCCGCACGCAGCAGCACTTCCCACAAGTCAGCAGCCATCAGCAGAGAAGCCCAAGATACCAACTTTGCCCCCGGCCAACAACGCAACTCTGCCAAG GCCAAAACTGAGGTGAATCGTGACAGCAGTGGCAGCAATAATGTTCACCACACCCGAATAGTGAATGGAAGTAGTGCCACTGAATATAATCCG GAGAGAAGCACAGCAGCGAGAAAAGAAGTCAAGATCTCCAGACTTGAAACAGAGAAGAGCGGAGCTCTAAGCGGCTCCTCATCTACAGTCACTCCAG AGTTGGAGCGTAACGGCGTGGAGGACAGCGTCCTTCCTGCAGTAAGAACGCCACCACGGTGTGCGCAGGGCGGCGGCAGCCAGCCGGTGTCTGAGGCGTGCCTGGAGGAGGCACACAGGGAGGCTGGCTTCTCTAAGCCCTTTACA GAGTTGTCAACGTCTCAGCAGGAAGAgatccagcagagggcagcataTCTGCGCCTGCAGCGAGACAAGCTGCATGCGCtgaaaaaagaacagcagaagagCACACCGACATCTCCGGAGGTGACTTCGAACCCTgaacccaccaccaccagcaacGTGTCCCCG GAGGTGTCTgctgaggagaggaaggtgTCTGCTGATGAGAGGAAGCAGCTACAGAAGAGAAAACACCTGGCTGACAAACTGAAAGAGGAAGTGATCAGGAAGTAA
- the cfap36 gene encoding cilia- and flagella-associated protein 36 isoform X1 — translation MAEDDREWVFESIVGYLSSPIWLIPINEFLETKSLVFDDEEENKLSYTDIHMQYKTLVERLLDNYMREVGISDQQFLDACTSPFAKSKTMQSVFQPILATDDFQMFRSMMVQKNMELQLQALRIIKETSGSLPDSLTDGVDEMKELEEQEISILQDVLKKSKEEYEAQKRRQLLEVETPSARSSTSHKSAAISREAQDTNFAPGQQRNSAKAKTEVNRDSSGSNNVHHTRIVNGSSATEYNPERSTAARKEVKISRLETEKSGALSGSSSTVTPELERNGVEDSVLPAVRTPPRCAQGGGSQPVSEACLEEAHREAGFSKPFTELSTSQQEEIQQRAAYLRLQRDKLHALKKEQQKSTPTSPEVTSNPEPTTTSNVSPEAVGQSQRNGACTPPPPPPPPSAQRCNSSKKEVSAEERKVSADERKQLQKRKHLADKLKEEVIRK, via the exons ATGGCCGAGGACGACCGTGAATGGGTCTTCGAGAGCATCGTTGGCTACCTGAGCAGTCCTATATGGCTCATCCCCATCAATGAATTCCTTGAGACAAAGTCCTTAG TTttcgatgatgaagaggaaaataaGTTGTCATATACAGACATCCATATGCAGTATAAGACCTTG GTGGAGAGGCTGTTGGATAATTACATGAGGGAAGTTGGCATCAGTGACCAGCAGTTTCTGGATGCCTGCACGTCTCCTTTTGCCAAGTCTAAAACAATGCAG TCAGTGTTCCAGCCAATTCTGGCTACAGACGACTTCCAGATGTTTCGATCAATGATGGTCCAGAAGAAcatggagctgcagcttcaaGCCCTCCGGATCATCAAGGAAACTTCGG gaAGCCTTCCCGATAGTCTAACTGATGGTGTGGATGAGATGAAAGAGTTGGAGGAGCAAGAAATAAGTATTCTACAGGATGTTCTCAA AAAGTCAAAAGAGGAATATGAAGCACAAAAAAGGAGGCAGCTATTGGAGGTTGAGACTCCTTCCGCACGCAGCAGCACTTCCCACAAGTCAGCAGCCATCAGCAGAGAAGCCCAAGATACCAACTTTGCCCCCGGCCAACAACGCAACTCTGCCAAG GCCAAAACTGAGGTGAATCGTGACAGCAGTGGCAGCAATAATGTTCACCACACCCGAATAGTGAATGGAAGTAGTGCCACTGAATATAATCCG GAGAGAAGCACAGCAGCGAGAAAAGAAGTCAAGATCTCCAGACTTGAAACAGAGAAGAGCGGAGCTCTAAGCGGCTCCTCATCTACAGTCACTCCAG AGTTGGAGCGTAACGGCGTGGAGGACAGCGTCCTTCCTGCAGTAAGAACGCCACCACGGTGTGCGCAGGGCGGCGGCAGCCAGCCGGTGTCTGAGGCGTGCCTGGAGGAGGCACACAGGGAGGCTGGCTTCTCTAAGCCCTTTACA GAGTTGTCAACGTCTCAGCAGGAAGAgatccagcagagggcagcataTCTGCGCCTGCAGCGAGACAAGCTGCATGCGCtgaaaaaagaacagcagaagagCACACCGACATCTCCGGAGGTGACTTCGAACCCTgaacccaccaccaccagcaacGTGTCCCCG GAGGCAGTGGGACAGTCCCAGAGAAATGGGGCCtgtaccccccctcctcctcctcctcctccctcagcacaACGCTGTAACTCTTCCAAGAAG GAGGTGTCTgctgaggagaggaaggtgTCTGCTGATGAGAGGAAGCAGCTACAGAAGAGAAAACACCTGGCTGACAAACTGAAAGAGGAAGTGATCAGGAAGTAA
- the cfap36 gene encoding cilia- and flagella-associated protein 36 isoform X4, giving the protein MAEDDREWVFESIVGYLSSPIWLIPINEFLETKSLVFDDEEENKLSYTDIHMQYKTLVERLLDNYMREVGISDQQFLDACTSPFAKSKTMQSVFQPILATDDFQMFRSMMVQKNMELQLQALRIIKETSGSLPDSLTDGVDEMKELEEQEISILQDVLKKSKEEYEAQKRRQLLEVETPSARSSTSHKSAAISREAQDTNFAPGQQRNSAKAKTEVNRDSSGSNNVHHTRIVNGSSATEYNPERSTAARKEVKISRLETEKSGALSGSSSTVTPELERNGVEDSVLPAVRTPPRCAQGGGSQPVSEACLEEAHREAGFSKPFTELSTSQQEEIQQRAAYLRLQRDKLHALKKEQQKSTPTSPEVTSNPEPTTTSNVSPEVSADERKQLQKRKHLADKLKEEVIRK; this is encoded by the exons ATGGCCGAGGACGACCGTGAATGGGTCTTCGAGAGCATCGTTGGCTACCTGAGCAGTCCTATATGGCTCATCCCCATCAATGAATTCCTTGAGACAAAGTCCTTAG TTttcgatgatgaagaggaaaataaGTTGTCATATACAGACATCCATATGCAGTATAAGACCTTG GTGGAGAGGCTGTTGGATAATTACATGAGGGAAGTTGGCATCAGTGACCAGCAGTTTCTGGATGCCTGCACGTCTCCTTTTGCCAAGTCTAAAACAATGCAG TCAGTGTTCCAGCCAATTCTGGCTACAGACGACTTCCAGATGTTTCGATCAATGATGGTCCAGAAGAAcatggagctgcagcttcaaGCCCTCCGGATCATCAAGGAAACTTCGG gaAGCCTTCCCGATAGTCTAACTGATGGTGTGGATGAGATGAAAGAGTTGGAGGAGCAAGAAATAAGTATTCTACAGGATGTTCTCAA AAAGTCAAAAGAGGAATATGAAGCACAAAAAAGGAGGCAGCTATTGGAGGTTGAGACTCCTTCCGCACGCAGCAGCACTTCCCACAAGTCAGCAGCCATCAGCAGAGAAGCCCAAGATACCAACTTTGCCCCCGGCCAACAACGCAACTCTGCCAAG GCCAAAACTGAGGTGAATCGTGACAGCAGTGGCAGCAATAATGTTCACCACACCCGAATAGTGAATGGAAGTAGTGCCACTGAATATAATCCG GAGAGAAGCACAGCAGCGAGAAAAGAAGTCAAGATCTCCAGACTTGAAACAGAGAAGAGCGGAGCTCTAAGCGGCTCCTCATCTACAGTCACTCCAG AGTTGGAGCGTAACGGCGTGGAGGACAGCGTCCTTCCTGCAGTAAGAACGCCACCACGGTGTGCGCAGGGCGGCGGCAGCCAGCCGGTGTCTGAGGCGTGCCTGGAGGAGGCACACAGGGAGGCTGGCTTCTCTAAGCCCTTTACA GAGTTGTCAACGTCTCAGCAGGAAGAgatccagcagagggcagcataTCTGCGCCTGCAGCGAGACAAGCTGCATGCGCtgaaaaaagaacagcagaagagCACACCGACATCTCCGGAGGTGACTTCGAACCCTgaacccaccaccaccagcaacGTGTCCCCGG aggtgTCTGCTGATGAGAGGAAGCAGCTACAGAAGAGAAAACACCTGGCTGACAAACTGAAAGAGGAAGTGATCAGGAAGTAA
- the cfap36 gene encoding cilia- and flagella-associated protein 36 isoform X3 has product MAEDDREWVFESIVGYLSSPIWLIPINEFLETKSLVFDDEEENKLSYTDIHMQYKTLVERLLDNYMREVGISDQQFLDACTSPFAKSKTMQSVFQPILATDDFQMFRSMMVQKNMELQLQALRIIKETSGSLPDSLTDGVDEMKELEEQEISILQDVLKKSKEEYEAQKRRQLLEVETPSARSSTSHKSAAISREAQDTNFAPGQQRNSAKERSTAARKEVKISRLETEKSGALSGSSSTVTPELERNGVEDSVLPAVRTPPRCAQGGGSQPVSEACLEEAHREAGFSKPFTELSTSQQEEIQQRAAYLRLQRDKLHALKKEQQKSTPTSPEVTSNPEPTTTSNVSPEAVGQSQRNGACTPPPPPPPPSAQRCNSSKKEVSAEERKVSADERKQLQKRKHLADKLKEEVIRK; this is encoded by the exons ATGGCCGAGGACGACCGTGAATGGGTCTTCGAGAGCATCGTTGGCTACCTGAGCAGTCCTATATGGCTCATCCCCATCAATGAATTCCTTGAGACAAAGTCCTTAG TTttcgatgatgaagaggaaaataaGTTGTCATATACAGACATCCATATGCAGTATAAGACCTTG GTGGAGAGGCTGTTGGATAATTACATGAGGGAAGTTGGCATCAGTGACCAGCAGTTTCTGGATGCCTGCACGTCTCCTTTTGCCAAGTCTAAAACAATGCAG TCAGTGTTCCAGCCAATTCTGGCTACAGACGACTTCCAGATGTTTCGATCAATGATGGTCCAGAAGAAcatggagctgcagcttcaaGCCCTCCGGATCATCAAGGAAACTTCGG gaAGCCTTCCCGATAGTCTAACTGATGGTGTGGATGAGATGAAAGAGTTGGAGGAGCAAGAAATAAGTATTCTACAGGATGTTCTCAA AAAGTCAAAAGAGGAATATGAAGCACAAAAAAGGAGGCAGCTATTGGAGGTTGAGACTCCTTCCGCACGCAGCAGCACTTCCCACAAGTCAGCAGCCATCAGCAGAGAAGCCCAAGATACCAACTTTGCCCCCGGCCAACAACGCAACTCTGCCAAG GAGAGAAGCACAGCAGCGAGAAAAGAAGTCAAGATCTCCAGACTTGAAACAGAGAAGAGCGGAGCTCTAAGCGGCTCCTCATCTACAGTCACTCCAG AGTTGGAGCGTAACGGCGTGGAGGACAGCGTCCTTCCTGCAGTAAGAACGCCACCACGGTGTGCGCAGGGCGGCGGCAGCCAGCCGGTGTCTGAGGCGTGCCTGGAGGAGGCACACAGGGAGGCTGGCTTCTCTAAGCCCTTTACA GAGTTGTCAACGTCTCAGCAGGAAGAgatccagcagagggcagcataTCTGCGCCTGCAGCGAGACAAGCTGCATGCGCtgaaaaaagaacagcagaagagCACACCGACATCTCCGGAGGTGACTTCGAACCCTgaacccaccaccaccagcaacGTGTCCCCG GAGGCAGTGGGACAGTCCCAGAGAAATGGGGCCtgtaccccccctcctcctcctcctcctccctcagcacaACGCTGTAACTCTTCCAAGAAG GAGGTGTCTgctgaggagaggaaggtgTCTGCTGATGAGAGGAAGCAGCTACAGAAGAGAAAACACCTGGCTGACAAACTGAAAGAGGAAGTGATCAGGAAGTAA